From the genome of Bombus vancouverensis nearcticus chromosome 4, iyBomVanc1_principal, whole genome shotgun sequence:
caagcttaagttcgacggttttggttccgctggcaataagacctggggtgaattcactaaggtaatgacggttgatgggtgtaaactgccaatcactttgcacgttgtctcaaacaaaatattgacgaagcacggcctgttgttaggcactgatcttttggatcaggtagagttgcgagtcaaacggggcgaggtgacatttttacgactcgacgatcagaccgacggtcacgaggacgcgccggatgtactgagggtaaacgcgatagaacaatccgacgagatcgacttgtcacatgtacgagaatctcattaccgtgaagccattagggatattattaaaggttataggccggagaagaagagagacgtcgggataaccgcaaaagtagttttggaaagcgacaagccggtagcgcgaagaccgcgaagactggcgccgtcggaaagaaaggaagaagatgatttgatggaagcgtggacaaacgagggtgtcatcaaatcgtcagactcggagtatgcgagtccgataggtgtagttagaaagaaagatttgtgtgtgcgtgtggctagatgggccttgttactaggcgagattaagtatcaggtgtgtcatcggccggggaaaagtatgcagcatgtagatgctccgagtaggaaccccctgccgagcactatgtatgtaacggagagtgaagacgggctgattgcacggttgagaagggcactgttacgccatgcggcttgccatagatcatattcttaactatcgatcgcgccactataatgtcgcagacggatcgtcgcgtctgcccggcaaacaaacattgtagtggcaagcgcgtggttcattaagcagggcgacttccagaaacgtcgactcgtggcccgtattttacctcgcagtaaaagaatgtggcgtgatccgaacgtagtgggggtcgccttccagaaaaaacgaaaaaaatcgaaaggcgttcagaacgtttcgagaagccaaacagtcaatacatatcttatatcgcgcattacgtagttacatttcttttgttgttccatttatatccttctaattaataagttgttgaaataaacgttaatttattagtgttaacacagtgctatattcattaaaccacctctgttatcctaaacgaaacaggggaacgactatttcgcggcgtcgattaacataatcgtagcgagaatttacaactctcgttgacgtgctatctcgcgatcacgtctctccgcgaacggtcgtaacaggcacagaacaaggacatcgaagtccgtaggattttggacgccgcaacgtgcagtcaggccgatgggcaggtagtaagaaacaatattttgtataaggagtgtaaggacgatgtgctaatagtagtatcgaaggcgatgcgggctcaggtagtcaggcaagcgcacgagcgtgggcatttcgaggttaccaaaacagaagctatggtcaagaaggacttctggttcaaggggttacgcgaaagggtcgaacacgtggtatccaactgccttgactgtagcctaaccgagcgaaacataggtaagctagaagggaacctgcgaaattacaagaaaagaagaaagcgtgcgaagcagtaccgaaggaaggacccgcacacacctcgattttatgaaaccttgggtcctaaacgccgaaagtgacgcatctgatgacagcgagatagaaggcaacatctgagggcagatgttattgcaggatggccgaatgtagtatcgtggacgaaagacctgggaaatatcgggcgaactatgaacagtgtcgcgagagccgaggcgccgtcgggcccatcaatgtgtcatcggtcttttcaagtgcatagtttcgtggaaaagacctacgtgaccctggccacgagcgtctgcagaacacgtgtgcggtgggcctaggaaaagggcaacagaatgcgacaacggccagagagagttagtcgagaaacagtgtgcgagtcgagaacgagagtgcgagtcgagaagccgagtgcgagtcgagcggagacggaggttgcgagtggcgttgccgagagagtgtggattgcgctgttttctgtacgtttggtatgaatagttcaagttaagccacaatcgtcttttctgtctgattaacatctctattgtccactttttgtaaacatattacatcacgatattacatatatatatatacatgtatgtgtgcgtatgttttatattatcgaatactctataaaataaactactcaaaacaatcaataacgcaatcgaagaattacaaaacattagccatattaaaatgacacacaacataaatatatatatatatacgtatattcacacgcacaatactattgtcacttcaaaacaatattgataaataaatgttctaattgcggtagaataaggaaaaacgagcggcagacggaatattacttcgatatcaaacaaaactaaagacccgtcactataactttactgatgacatttatgagcagccatgttggatttacacgcgtcatggcgacaggaatattagggattaatggaagtcaggcgcgagaaacaaatcatgaaaacaaattgttaacacttttctttaataaattctatgcgcaactacaaatataaaaaaatatatatataactaattaagaaaagggggaaaatataaaattaaataaatacacatatatttaacaaacataaaatagataacctaacagtatcacatttaaaatgtatatatatatatatatacacattttatatatatattatatattatatatatattatatattatatattattatatatatatatgtcggagatgaaagaacaccggagtctgtaattgaacaattgtagttattcaatccgattgtaattgttcgagagttgtgataatgagcttgggctcgaggcgacagtcagtcgccgaacgtagccgcggtcacgggatgaacgctttgtctaacaaaggtatggagtaattctatagctctccttaaaagaaatattcgtgacgacacgcgacagtaaacattccaacggtttctgtcccgtggcttgccacacgcagaccctattcttcgagtaagatgattgccagatgtcgatgcgtctccgcagtacatgttcggctagctcgagggccagttataaatcttaagatttagtcaactaaagtccttcaaacagacaaacggtctttgtcccaactacgggaagataggggagacatatttttcaacgagcggcgtctcccactagcaactttccctcgagggcggctagcatctttttctaaccaccgatatggagattgaccaattagcagcaacgccaatttcccttactttctgaacgaaggcttttctcgacgaatccgatgatctcgtgtcgttagacacaccccattatagttttcctctgtggtatcatcgggacgggaaagacattctttctcgcgatctcattgatgaaaggagtaactctttacgaccagtgaatattacgcgtccgacttagattttgtgagtacgttcatctatcatcccgtcgaccgcggattcgttattgaacctagggtcattgtcattagtttctcgagcacctaactaccgcggttacttgtccggttctataataatcgtatttgcactagtcaatgtcttctctattgcacaacgacaacgtgtaacccaaacgaagattcgtttcacgcccctaaccctaattctaatgtaaacccgatatatagaacaatttaaataattcgatATTCAAACCTAAATAAATTCTGTGCAACGAaatcgaatatttattttatccaactttaatcctctcccgtgccagtactcttgcacatagcaggttagccgaaaacgTGGAATTTATCTATCAGTAGCCTAAAcctcagttaacgctacccataagtaattaattatcaattaactatttgaaaacaaaaattttctcTAATTGAAATAGTATAaggactatttctggtggcagcaactatcgTATTAATCGGAAATcttaaatcaatatttcatatacaatcatatcatttcaatttttcttttccgattaaattcaaattaaacagaaaataaattaaacaaaatcaaaaatttaaatttgatttaAACGAATAGGCGTTGTTACGCCGCgtgactctctgcctggcccaggtcacacaccgcgggccagacggacaccagatgtccgctcttccgtacggcgtaccctcaatagcctaagtacccgtcataaacccgagtaatttgctcgttaaggtccttcagacccaacaaatgtccttttctaaatcagtttctaaagactattgtttactacggcttggcaagggaaagttgggtttttccacgtacgatgcttcctaataacaacgttcggcgactgactgtcgcctcgagcccaagctcattatcacaactctcgaacaattacaatcggattgaataactacaattgttcaattacagactccggtgttctttcatctccgacatatatatatatatatatatatatatatatatatatatgtagtatcgtggacgaaaggcctgggaaatatcgggcgaactatgaacaatgtcgcgagagccgaggcgccgtcgggcccatcaatgtgtcatcggtcttttcaagtgcatagtttcgtggaaaagacctacgtgaccctggccacgagcgtctgcagaacacgtgtgcggtgggcctaggaaaagggcaatggaatgcgacaacagttagtcgggaaacagtgtgcgagtcgagaacgagagtgcgagtcgaggagccgagtgcgagtcgagcggagacggaggttgcgagtggcgttgccgagagagtgtggattgcgctgttttctgtacgtttggtatgaatagttcaagttaagccacaatcgtcttttctgtccgattaacatctctattgtccactctttgtgaacatattacatcacgatattacatatttttgggggctcgtccgggattggacaagacagaaaacgaaacggtttaacagagctattcgagctagttgtgaatttaccggtacgcggtgcggtaaaagacgttATCGTTgtctgtttaagtttgtgtagtgtgaaaaatggcaaacgtcggggacgaacgattgtcgggtgaagagggttcgacgctggaggagctgaggaataagctcgcgcgaatgaacctccctatatcgggtgcgaggtcagtgctgattgcaaggctgaatcgggcgtgtagggttggacaatcgtatcgtaagggatcgacgggcggtgaagagctaaccggtcaacgagatttagaaaatgtacagagagctgagcgtgattgtaacgaaggtgaggatgttgagaaaatgaatacgaaggagttgaaggagcgcctcgctaggttgggtttaaaaacgacgggaagaaaagtagaattacgcgcacggctacgagcggccatggatggtaatgacatatcgtcggaagaagaaagcgacgacgaaagtgaggatgaagatgacaagaaaaacgcaagaggatacaagagagatacgcgaagggtgcatcaggaccgtgacgaatgttgtcgaagggcatgtgttggttcgacactgagttttagagacgtcgaagatgcattagagtcgtttagtggcaacagaggtgaaaatgtcgaacgatggttcgagtcgttcgaggaagtcgctgatacgtgcatgtggtcggatgggcagaaggcagtctacgcaaggaagctgctgaagggatcagcgaaaatatttgcgagcttcgagtgtcatggcagcacttggcatgagttgaagagggggctagtgaaagaattttcgaggaaagtcaacagtaggcaagttcatcagaaacttgaagaaacaaaaaaggagagtgatgaagcatatttggcttacatgtaccgcatgctcgagatagccagccatgtggacatggaggaggaagcaaaggtggaatacatagtggatggaataatagacgacgagaacaataaggctgtattgtacggcgctacgtcaatcaaagagttgaggaagaggttagtgatgtacgaagagcagaagagtcgcagagcaaagtcgattgtgaagccggctaaaacccagaagaacgggaagcccagtcaatctgtagatgcaatgaagaaaagaagatgcttcatttgcggtagtgaggatcatctaagtgttaagtgtccggagaggggagaaggtgttaggtgtttcgaGTGCAACAGGCTTGGACATGTGGCGGCGAATTGTACAGCGCGACAAGTAAAGACTTACGTAATCTCAAGACCGGAGAGGAAAAAGTAcgtgaaggacgtgtcgatagatggctgcaggtttgtctcgttagtggatacaggtagtgaccttacgttcatacgagcggatgagtatgtgaggttaggatcaccacctctgggaaactgcaagcttaagttcgacggttttggttccgctggcaataagacctggggtgaattcactaaggtaatgacggttgatgggtgtaaactgccaatcactttgcacgttgtctcaaacaaaatattgacgaagcacggcctgttgttaggcactgatcttttggatcaggtagagttgcgagtcaaacggggcgaggtgacatttttacgactcgacgatcagaccgacggtcacgaggacgcgccggatgtactgagggtaaacgcgatagaacaatccgacgagatcgacttgtcacatgtacgagaatctcattaccgtgaagccattagggatattattaaaggttataggccggagaagaagagagacgtcgggataaccgcaaaagtagttttggaaagcgacaagccggtagcgcgaagaccgcgaagactggcgccgtcggaaagaaaggaagaagatgatttgatggaagcgtggacaaacgagggtgtcatcaaatcgtcagactcggagtatgcgagtccgataggtgtagttagaaagaaagatttgtgtgtgcgtgtggctagatgggccttgttactaggcgagattaagtatcaggtgtgtcatcggccggggaaaagtatgcagcatgtagatgctccgagtaggaaccccctgccgagcactatgtatgtaacggagagtgaagacgggctgattgcacggttgagaagggcactgttacgccatgcggcttgccatagatcatattcttaactatcgatcgcgccactataatgtcgcagacggatcgtcgcgtctgcccggcaaacaaacattgtagtggcaagcgcgtggttcattaagcagggcgacttccagaaacgtcgactcgtggcccgtattttacctcgcagtaaaagaatgtggcgtgatccgaacgtagtgggggtcgccttccagaaaaaacgaaaaaaatcgaaaggcgttcagaacgtttcgagaagccaaacagtcaatacatatcttatatcgcgcattacgtagttacatttcttttgttgttccatttatatccttctaattaataagttgttgaaataaacgttaatttattagtgttaacacagtgctatattcattaaaccacctctgttatcctaaacgaaacaggggaacgactatttcgcggcgtcgattaacataatcgtagcgagaatttacaactctcgttgacgtgctatctcgcgatcacgtctctccgcgaacggtcgtaacaggcacagaacaaggacatcgaagtccgtaggattttggacgccgcaacgtgcagtcaggccgatgggcaggtagtaagaaacaatattttgtataaggagtgtaaggacgatgtgctaatagtagtatcgaaggcgatgcgggctcaggtagtcaggcaagcgcacgagcgtgggcatttcgaggttaccaaaacagaagctatggtcaagaaggacttctggttcaaggggttacgcgaaagggtcgaacacgtggtatccaactgccttgactgtagcctaaccgagcgaaacataggtaagctagaagggaacctgcgaaattacaagaaaagaagaaagcgtgcgaagcagtaccgaaggaaggacccgcacacacctcgattttatgaaaccttgggtcctaaacgccgaaagtgacgcatctgatgacagcgagatagaaggcaacatctgagggcagatgttattgcaggatggccgaatgtagtatcgtggacgaaagacctgggaaatatcgggcgaactatgaacagtgtcgcgagagccgaggcgccgtcgggcccatcaatgtgtcatcggtcttttcaagtgcatagtttcgtggaaaagacctacgtgaccctggccacgagcgtctgcagaacacgtgtgcggtgggcctaggaaaagggcaacagaatgcgacaacggccagagagagttagtcgagaaacagtgtgcgagtcgagaacgagagtgcgagtcgagaagccgagtgcgagtcgagcggagacggaggttgcgagtggcgttgccgagagagtgtggattgcgctgttttctgtacgtttggtatgaatagttcaagttaagccacaatcgtcttttctgtctgattaacatctctattgtccactttttgtaaacatattacatcacgatattacatatatatatatacatgtatgtgtgcgtatgttttatattatcgaatactctataaaataaactactcaaaacaatcaataacgcaatcgaagaattacaaaacattagccatattaaaatgacacacaacataaatatatatatatatacgtatattcacacgcacaatactattgtcacttcaaaacaatattgataaataaatgttctaattgcggtagaataaggaaaaacgagcggcagacggaatattacttcgatatcaaacaaaactaaagacccgtcactataactttactgatgacatttatgagcagccatgttggatttacacgcgtcatggcgacaggaatattagggattaatggaagtcaggcgcgagaaacaaatcatgaaaacaaattgttaacacttttctttaataaattctatgcgcaactacaaatataaaaaaatatatatataactaattaagaaaagggggaaaatataaaattaaataaatacacatatatttaacaaacataaaatagataacctaacagtatcacatttaaaatgtatatatatatatatatacacattttatatatatattatatattatatatatattatatattatatattattatatatatatatgtcggagatgaaagaacaccggagtctgtaattgaacaattgtagttattcaatccgattgtaattgttcgagagttgtgataatgagcttgggctcgaggcgacagtcagtcgccgaacgtagccgcggtcacgggatgaacgctttgtctaacaaaggtatggagtaattctatagctctccttaaaagaaatattcgtgacgacacgcgacagtaaacattccaacggtttctgtcccgtggcttgccacacgcagaccctattcttcgagtaagatgattgccagatgtcgatgcgtctccgcagtacatgttcggctagctcgagggccagttataaatcttaagatttagtcaactaaagtccttcaaacagacaaacggtctttgtcccaactacgggaagataggggagacatatttttcaacgagcggcgtctcccactagcaactttccctcgagggcggctagcatctttttctaaccaccgatatggagattgaccaattagcagcaacgccaatttcccttactttctgaacgaaggcttttctcgacgaatccgatgatctcgtgtcgttagacacaccccattatagttttcctctgtggtatcatcgggacgggaaagacattctttctcgcgatctcattgatgaaaggagtaactctttacgaccagtgaatattacgcgtccgacttagattttgtgagtacgttcatctatcatcccgtcgaccgcggattcgttattgaacctagggtcattgtcattagtttctcgagcacctaactaccgcggttacttgtccggttctataataatcgtatttgcactagtcaatgtcttctctattgcacaacgacaacgtgtaacccaaacgaagattcgtttcacgcccctaaccctaattctaatgtaaacccgatatatagaacaatttaaataattcgatATTCAAACCTAAATAAATTCTGTGCAACGAaatcgaatatttattttatccaactttaatcctctcccgtgccagtactcttgcacatagcaggttagccgaaaacgTGGAATTTATCTATCAGTAGCCTAAAcctcagttaacgctacccataagtaattaattatcaattaactatttgaaaacaaaaattttctcTAATTGAAATAGTATAaggactatttctggtggcagcaactatcgTATTAATCGGAAATcttaaatcaatatttcatatacaatcatatcatttcaatttttcttttccgattaaattcaaattaaacagaaaataaattaaacaaaatcaaaaatttaaatttgatttaAACGAATAGGCGTTGTTACGCCGCgtgactctctgcctggcccaggtcacacaccgcgggccagacggacaccagatgtccgctcttccgtacggcgtaccctcaatagcctaagtacccgtcataaacccgagtaatttgctcgttaaggtccttcagacccaacaaatgtccttttctaaatcagtttctaaagactattgtttactacggcttggcaagggaaagttgggtttttccacgtacgatgcttcctaataacaactttctatcaagggcagctaagacccttcctaatccaccaaccttcgtttaaccaattaacaacgaagcctatttccctcactctcttagccaaaatcgtcaccaacaaatccgatggtcccgtgcgctagagacactgatccttagccttcctccgagacagcatcgtttCCCAAGaccactgattctacatccttcgaacggtcaacatccttcgagcgggtagacacacccgcagatcagtcactcaatcatctcgtacacacgcaccagtgtaactctCCTCGTtagaagttgtggaataaacggtgaaatataacttactactgtgtcagattcaatcaaccacctctgttatcctacccgaaacaggggaacgactacttcgcggcgtcgattcaccgaatcgtagcgaaaatttacgcctctcgctgacgcgttttcctcgcgaccgcgtctctccgcgaacggtcgtaacaaataGACTGCCCTGCTTCGCACCGTACCTAGTATGGCacgtggcatggatgcgtcgcagattgctgtcATGGCTCGGCGTaggttctcggcctcctcttccacgtctgtctcggtcgtcgtcgtcggggcctcccagctccaagctgttgctatggcagccgcccggagtagatcCCCGTTCATCTCCTTAACCTTCCATCTTGGCGGTGGCGGTTCCGCCACCGCTAGGGCGACCGGGCTCTCCCGTATGATTTGGTGGAGCAGGTCTTGCGCTCGCCTTGATCTTCCTAGGTTCGTCTGGAGGATGCGCATTTCCGGCCCCCTAGCGTCGTCGCTTCTCTGGCTTCCTCCGTGCCAGCTTCTTTGTCCGCGGGCTTAGGGTCGCCTTGCGGCGGGGAGCCTTCCCCGTTGCCGCCTGCAGCTGTGGATCCGCGGGTGGCTCCTTTTGAATGGAACGTACCTCGGCTGCTTTGGTGTTATGTCGACAATTGGGTGAGCGATATACTCCATATTTGCTGGCAAATACAGCGCCCGTCAGTCGGTTTGCGCTATGTCAGCTCTGTGCCCTAGCAAATCCAGCGTAATTGCAGttttgcagattctgtcttaaatttgtcggagataagaggacacttccctctgaaacctcgagAGGATCCATAGGGGCATTGTAGTTGGAgtctacagttgtaattaagcgatttgccgtcattctacccaattgtatttgtttgagacttgtgacaatgagcttgggctcaaggtgacaattagtcgccgaacgtagccacggtcaacgggatgaactctccgtctaacaaaggcattgagtaaccctatagctctccttaaaagaaagatttgtagcggcacgtggcagtaaacattccaacggtttctgtcccgcagctcgccacacgcagatcctattctccgggcaggatgttcaccagatgccgacgcgtctccgcagtacgtgatcggctagcccaaGGACAtctataaacactaatatctagttacctaaaatccttcaacagataaacAGTCTCTGTCCCAGTTACAGGAaaacaggagagacctatttttccacgaacgtcgtctcccactagcaaccttccctcgagggtggctagcatccttttctaactaccgatatggagattggccaattagcagcaacgtcaatttcccttactttccgaacgtaggatatccccgacgaatccgatgatctcgtgtccttagacacaccccgtcatagttttcctctgaggtatcaccgggacggaaagtcattctcccttgcgatctcatcgacaaaacgattaacgccttacggtcagtgaatattaacaaagaatccgacttagatatttgcgagtgcgtacgactaccatcccgttgtccgcggattcgttatcgaaccgaAGACTATTGTCACTAGCTTCGCGAGTGTGTGATCATTGTGAGTTTGTGTCAACTCTGTAACAAttttgtgtgtgtcaataaaaataacttcagtgtaaaataaaacatggatagcttcagtgaaGAATCCTTACCTGTCCCAAGCTCCCGCCACGAGGACGACTCGGGCCCAGATTCGGACGTTGACTCGACAAATatttgtcgggtttacattagaattagagttaggggcgtgaaacgaatcttcatttggggTACACGTTTTCGTCATGCAATAtggaagacattgactagtgcaagtATGATTATCATAGaattggacaagtaaccgtggtaattagatactcgagaaactaatgacaatgatactaggttcaataacgaatccgcgatcGACgtgatgatagatgaacgtgctcacaaaatctaagtcggacgcgtaatattcactgatcgtaaggtGTTACTCTATTCGTCGATGGAACCGCAAGAAGGAATGGCTTTCG
Proteins encoded in this window:
- the LOC143302564 gene encoding uncharacterized protein LOC143302564, whose protein sequence is MANVGDERLSGEEGSTLEELRNKLARMNLPISGARSVLIARLNRACRVGQSYRKGSTGGEELTGQRDLENVQRAERDCNEGEDVEKMNTKELKERLARLGLKTTGRKVELRARLRAAMDGNDISSEEESDDESEDEDDKKNARGYKRDTRRVHQDRDECCRRACVGSTLSFRDVEDALESFSGNRGENVERWFESFEEVADTCMWSDGQKAVYARKLLKGSAKIFASFECHGSTWHELKRGLVKEFSRKVNSRQVHQKLEETKKESDEAYLAYMYRMLEIASHVDMEEEAKVEYIVDGIIDDENNKAVLYGATSIKELRKRLVMYEEQKSRRAKSIVKPAKTQKNGKPSQSVDAMKKRRCFICGSEDHLSVKCPERGEGVRCFECNRLGHVAANCTARQVKTYVISRPERKKYVKDVSIDGCRFVSLVDTGSDLTFIRADEYVRLGSPPLGNCKLKFDGFGSAGNKTWGEFTKESGKEPTTDDEHAKQVTGYETTTKPGSDVAIAIVHGHHLQQHVREGDTTISSPRRSAFHHRRRAIQLY